The sequence GAGCATGCACAGCGCGCCGCACGTGAAGCCGtcctcgtcgacggcgagcagcttCTCCGGCTCTCCGGGCGGCTCCACGTCGTCGTGCTGCGCCATGGTCCTCCCCTCGGCGCGCGACGCGGACCTCGACAgcgtgggcggcgcggcgccggcgacgagcctgGCGAGCGCGGCGGAGTGCTGCCGCGCGAGGGAGCGCAGCGCGGAGGTCGGGCTGTGGGCGGCGGCATCCCacttggcgccgccgccggcgccgtgtaccggcgaggaggcggcggagcacggCAGGCTGGCGCCGACGAACGTGggccggcggagcggcggcaggAGCGGGGACGAGCGCGCCACCACCTCCGTGAGCACGGACGGCGCCGAGAGCGGCGAGTCCTCTTCCGCCAccatgcccaggcggcgcagcgaCGCCGGGTCCACGGGGATCTGCCGCTCCTTCAACGCGGACGGCGACACCGGGGCCGGGCTCGGGCTCCTACCGCCGGCGCCTCCATCCACCGGCGAGGAGGCCTCTGCTGCTTCCTGAACCTGTGGCGCCTCCCCCGCCGCAGCTTCGGCTGCCTCGTCGCCGACGCCGACAAGGGCAGTAGGCTCCGTCGCCACTAACACCGCCGGTGCTGCCGCTTCCCTCACGGCGgcgggctcgggctcgggcgCCTGCTCGCCGGACCCGGACTGCATGGCCGGACGGCTACGGCCGGACCTGGGAGTATGATGGACGACCTCGCTTGGTACGGTGAGCTGGTGCTTCAAGTGAAGATTGCTGAGAGATCATCCTGGGCTTAAAAGAAATGGCGGGTTGGCCATTGGGGGCGGACGGTGGTGCGTAGTGGAGAGCATGACGAGGAGAGGGCGTCGGTCGGTGGGTCGGTCGGATCATGTTCGTGATCGGCATGTTGGCGCCTTAGTGCTTCACCACACACCATGATTCAAATTCAACCCTTAATTAAAACCGACCACGTTCCCAGTCATGAATATAATCTCATTCTTTTCGAAAATTGACAGGTTCATGGATTTGTGTTGACAATCATAGATAAAATTGTAAATGAAAGcctttaaaaaaaagaattgcAAATAAAAGCATTGAACGACTTTTCGAGTTCCATCACGTATACTGAACCTCGACAAGAACACTAGAGAAGGAAGTGGCAAGATCTAAGCCTGCATCTGGAGTAAGGGTATGATTGGCTGGGTGCCAAAATGTGCCCTACCAAAACATGGGCATGCCCACATTTTGGCAAATAGATTTGGCATGCCCATTTTTCTTAAATATGTCAAATCAATGGAGATCATATACATCTTTTGGGTGTTTTTTGTTTCATCAAACCCTCCGTTATTTCAACGGTGTGCAATGCCTATGAACGGACGAGATTAAAGCAGAGCGCTGGAGAGCTGATTCGCGTTGAGCTGGTTTGAGGGGAGGAGCCAGACACGTGTCGGTGCGTTGTTGGCCATAATGGACAACTAGTTGGATGGGTTATCTTTGGATTTGaataattaattttaatttCATTTCAAATCTAGGATAACTAGTTGGATGGGTTATATTTGGATTCGaatattcaattttattttatttaaaatcTAAATGCATTATGGATTCCGTTTAAACCTTCATGCTACTTACAATTTAAGCGGCAAACTAAGATTCAATATGAATATATTTTAGTTTTCccaattttgttttgaaaaatcaaGATTGGAAATACAAAGCTTCAACATCTTGAATATATATGTTCAGTTTCAAATTTTTTACATAAACGTTTATGTGCATCCCTTCTCTCCTTCATCATTGTTGAGCCCACCGCCAACACTTTATTTTCTCTAAAAACATGGTTTGCTCTCAAATTTACTCATATATTAGGCTGTGTGTAAGATGAGAGAGGACAAGGTGGATGGAGTCTGAGTTAACTTATGCAATAGATAGAGGGACATATATGACATATATATGGTAGTGACAACTCAGCGAAAAATATACCTAGGGTGACATGCATGGCATGCCAACATGGATGATCAACTAGGACGAGGGATGATGCTATAACCTTAAAGCAGAAATTGGAGGACTAAATTGGCTCAATTGAAAGTTGAGGAACCAATTTAACACTCGGATGTGCCTTTTGTTGTCGTTCCAAAGGAAGTTGAATATTCAATTATCAAACATGGACGTGTGCTCATATTTAGATTTATTTAAGAAAATAAACGATTCTGTTCTTTCATGGCATATGTGATGTTTCTGTCAACAATGTGACAGTCTTAATATTTGTCAGCTCTGTCTGAGATGCTCATAAGAGTACGGGTGCACAACGTTCATAAGCATACGTGAGACGATGAGAGTCGTGTActgtgttttcaaaaataatattGCAGGTGGTGATGCCAATCATTTTATTTCAATCTGCCCTTTCTATGTGCGTTGGCAACCTGCGCGATTCGGGTCGCGCACGCCTGTACTAAGTGTACAAGACTGTCCTATTGCTGGTAGTAGAGCTGGGACTTAGGCCGGGCGGGCTACGGCACCGGCTTTTGGCATGACCCAAAGCACGGCACGACACGCAAAATATTGAGTCATGTCGTGCCTAGGATCTCAGCACAATAGGCGTGTTTGGGCTACCACAACATGAAAATAGCCCATTAGCTCGCTCATAGCCTGATATTCGactttgataattaatattacTTCCTAATTAACAGCCACAATGAAAGGATTAGAAGTTACCTTTGTAACACTATAATGTAAATCTTACCTTTACTGTGGAGTCCTATTATAGGAGGTAAGATTTTTAACGAGGCAGTGTACTGCtgcaaaaaaaatagtaaaGCATGCTTCCTCAATTTTGTCTCTTCTAATTTATCCTTATTAGTTtgagtttttttcttcttctcgtcGTTGGTAGTATACCAACCCATAGTCATGGTGGTTAAATTTTGATCATCTCTTCTTGAAATGACGAGTACGTAAACCGAATCTAAGTATCTGGAGGTCAAGCTTGGATTAGCACGACACGAAGGTATGCCGGCGTGGGCCGTGCTTGAACTTACCG comes from Panicum virgatum strain AP13 chromosome 4K, P.virgatum_v5, whole genome shotgun sequence and encodes:
- the LOC120702175 gene encoding translation initiation factor IF-2-like, encoding MQSGSGEQAPEPEPAAVREAAAPAVLVATEPTALVGVGDEAAEAAAGEAPQVQEAAEASSPVDGGAGGRSPSPAPVSPSALKERQIPVDPASLRRLGMVAEEDSPLSAPSVLTEVVARSSPLLPPLRRPTFVGASLPCSAASSPVHGAGGGAKWDAAAHSPTSALRSLARQHSAALARLVAGAAPPTLSRSASRAEGRTMAQHDDVEPPGEPEKLLAVDEDGFTCGALCMLIPGFSRKKPAFAAGRAVSGVQRQPSGLRPRRSSASRVASLERFECGSWSPPPPPPADCLATEVAKTSCANADDDAEAPVKMAFVFDGGEPPAATRGILKNSASSRLDSSRPSTSSQRHVGFSTAAAASASCPTSPCITPRLARARAEFNAFLEAQSA